A stretch of Scheffersomyces stipitis CBS 6054 chromosome 2, complete sequence DNA encodes these proteins:
- a CDS encoding predicted protein (go_funtion catalytic activity; nutrient reservoir activity), which translates to LRSIPFVNKLLPPVDEKALLINKLLVQQRDATNYTEWYEISLELDELMNHNSWKSNPQSHLYDYDLIFNNLNEMRSARLAKDYKLLLYYIRTKWIRNLGNMGNINLYRHSLVGTKKLIEEYIDECQLSLDYLIHDPDVNLDDRYLLGMLIQTRKNIGRTALVLSGGSTFGIFHIGVLATLFEANLLPRIISGSSAGSIVASILCCHSNEDTFELLRTITERDFNIFSDDESPNYKSRSNFGKLLDSFAHFIKYGTLYDMTGLKQTMIGFLGDLTFREAYNRTGKILNITVSPASIHESTRLLNYLTAPNCLVWSAVCASCSLPGVFPSTTIYEKNPKNNEIHEWNNDAAMKYVDGSVDNDLPITRLSEMFNVDHIIAVQVNPHVVPVLKVSVSNVGGEIENELSYRFKHLLNNVYDFVSCEIIHYLQILNVVDVYKNLSNKLISVLSQNYSGDITILPDFKIQDFAKIFENPTPEFLLDFITRGARASWPKVTLIHNHCGVEFALDKAISLLRGRLITSANNIITFKESSRSKNPAKNLEKSDFTLVSSPVLNSDTSTLNPPNKVYESIGAPIIRRHNSSTSYPTKKAIMRPKRKSISSQSPRSVLLAKKKLPKGKSTTSLAALSGDYHNRNGSNESTLINDESEDNETFTTLQEQRNIRKARSSGNFHNSEALFVLDQGSAPSSPAHEKVLKYQSDRVPSYFNNPYLDTNVKTLSFELDTLNVEEKAKANLPRISRPSSKRNSYIGLNRLKDPYLSRSNNNSHYNLKDSVSSQELLSSDVRRGLMKASGKNLIDAELISADSEITIENEQEVEQHASTEGEEFLGDDEASNAIDDNIDDNVDD; encoded by the exons CTCCGGTCTATCCCATTTGTCAACAAGCTTCTCCCTCCCGTGGACGAAAAGGCGTTGctcatcaacaagttgctAGTCCAACAGAGAGATGCCACCAACTACACAGAGTGGTACGAAATCTCGCTCGAGCTTGACGAACTCATGAATCACAACTCGTGGAAACTGAATCCACAGTCACACTTGTATGACTACGACCTCATCTTTAACAATTTGAACGAAATGCGGAGTGCACGTCTTGCCAAAGACTACAAGTTGCTCTTGTACTACATTCGCACGAAATGGATTCGGAACTTGGGAAACATGGGAAACATCAATTTGTACCGACATTCGCTTGTCGGCACCAAGAAACTTATTGAGGAATATATAGACGAATGCCAACTCTCGCTTGACTACTTGATTCACGATCCAGACGTTAACTTGGACGATCGGTATCTTCTAGGAATGCTTATTCAAACTCGTAAGAATATCGGCAGAACGGCTCTTGTCCTCTCGGGAGGAAGTACTTTTGGCATTTTTCATATAGGGGTATTAGCAACGTTGTTTGAAGCGAACTTGCTACCTCGAATCATCTCTGGATCATCGGCTGGTTCCATTGTAGCAAGCATATTGTGTTGCCACAGTAATGAAGATACTTTTGAATTGCTTCGTACTATCACAGAGAGagacttcaacatcttcagtGATGATGAGTCGCCTAACTACAAGAGTCGCAGCAATTTTGGCAAGCTTCTCGACAGCTTTGCCCATTTTATCAAGTACGGAACGCTTTACGACATGACGGGTCTCAAGCAGACCATGATAGGCTTCTTGGGAGATTTGACTTTCAGAGAAGCATACAATAGAACCGGTAAGATTCTTAACATTACCGTTTCTCCGGCTTCCATTCACGAGCTGACAAGACTCTTGAACTACTTGACAGCACCCAACTGTTTGGTTTGGTCTGCTGTCTGTGCCAGTTGCTCACTTCCAGGAGTGTTTCCATCCACAACGATCTACGAAAAGAACCCCAAGAACAACGAGATTCATGAATGGAACAACGATGCAGCCATGAAGTACGTCGACGGCTCTGTGGACAACGATTTGCCCATCACTAGATTGCTGGAGATGTTTAACGTCGATCATATCATTGCTGTTCAAGTAAACCCACACGTAGTACCGGTACTTAAAGTATCTGTCAGTAATGTAGGAGGAGAAATCGAGAACGAATTAAGTTATCGTTTCAAGCATCTCTTGAACAACGTCTACGATTTTGTATCTTGTGAAATTATCCACTATCTCCAGATTTTGAACGTGGTAGATGTCTACAAAAATTTGTCAAATAAGTTAATCTCCGTCTTGTCTCAGAACTACTCTGGTGATATCACGATTCTTCCCGACTTCAAGATTCAAGATTTCGCCAAAATATTTGAGAATCCGACTCCGgaattccttcttgatttcatcaCTAGAGGCGCCAGGGCATCATGGCCCAAAGTAACTCTTATTCATAACCATTGTGGAGTAGAGTTTGCTTTGGATAAGGCTATAAGCCTTTTGCGTGGACGTCTCATCACGTCTGCCAACAATATCATTACGTTTAAAGAGTCTTCGAGAAGCAAAAATCCCGCAAAGAATCTAGAGAAGTCTGATTTCACATTGGTCAGTTCGCCAGTTTTGAATTCGGATACCTCAACTCTTAATCCTCCAAATAAAGTGTATGAAAGCATTGGTGCTCCTATTATTAGGAGACATAATTCATCGACTTCATATCCTACGAAGAAAGCGATTATGAGACCCAAGCGAAAATCTATAAGCTCGCAGAGCCCCAGATCTGTGCTACtagcaaagaagaagttacCAAAGGGtaaatcaacaacttcattgGCTGCTTTGTCGGGAGATTACCATAATAGAAATGGATCCAACGAGTCGACTCTCATTAACGATGAGTCGGAAGACAACGAAACCTTTACAACTC TCCAGGAACAACGTAACATCCGGAAGGCCAGAAGTTCAGGTAACTTTCACAACTCTGAAGCATTATTTGTGCTTGATCAAGGAAGTGCTCCTTCTTCGCCTGCTCACGAGAAAGTACTCAAGTATCAGAGTGATCGAGTACCTTCCTACTTCAATAACCCGTACCTTGACACTAATGTCAAGACATTGAGCTTCGAACTAGACACTTTGAATGTAGAGGAGAAAGCGAAAGCAAACTTGCCTCGTATTTCTCGTCCTAGTTCAAAGAGAAACTCCTACATTGGCTTGAATAGACTCAAAGATCCCTACCTTTCCCGTTCTAACAACAACTCCCATTATAACTTGAAAGATAGTGTAAGCAGCCAGGAGCTACTCAGCTCCGATGTCAGAAGAGGATTGATGAAAGCGTCAGGTAAGAATTTGATAGATGCGGAATTGATAAGTGCAGATAGTGAAATTACCATCGAGAACGAACAAGAAGTAGAGCAGCACGCTAGCACAGAAGGCGAGGAGTTTTTGGGTGATGACGAAGCCAGCAATGCCATCGACGATAACATTGATGATAATGTAGATGAC
- a CDS encoding predicted protein, translated as MFTISTVSHITADTKHPLVMLTSREGYKYLFGKVPEGTQRVLNENKFKLAKLKSLFLTGTLSSWSDIGGLPGLFLTLSDSSKKGIDVFTNSKSLLSYVVSTWRCFVFRKGAELKLFDTNEENIIGDNNLVIRPIKIASNVENINQDSAVAKRLAVQMKKLVSLMFPKDTSKVNDRDPNSYKSDPTETDIHTHVRIPEPQALLPTAQQSAVSYLVRFLPIRGKFDPVKAKSLGLQPGANYRKLSQGVAVENDQGVLIQPQQVVADPKTFPKLLILDIPNKSYLDNSLGSDKWFEKNDDLGEEEVGIVYHFLGDDVDFETPAYQDFIAKFPRDSKHIISHPKLANNTLVFKRSAIDVLTLKCIMKDNFNLPHIEPYESLPEGSVFKLHQLQQFHVQSSGVEVDTSLIQSDSWESIYNENIAGLNLPDVNLGDIVDSEPSTLDALSGSLKDQVHIVTLGTGSALPSLHRNVISTLVRIPYHSSQGDIRFNSILLDGGENTLGTFSRNFGHNMGEQARKVMKELSLIYLSHLHADHHLGIVSVINEWFLVNNEDHRKLYLIVPWQYETFISEWYKLEGQLNDSVNLDRIEFLSCEDFLPDRLPKYHKIDIDDFEYLYDNNDLNRIVAKSPLEPLNRSAISRLFADLRIKEIATVRALHCAWAYSVSITFDLEDNESFKVSYSGDTRPNPKFVDIGRDSDLLIHESSLDNELIEEAIAKKHSTMIEAINVARYMNCSKLILTHFSTRYSNKTNTVRNSEALIALSQSLNNYLTKYRVSPNIFALEGQAYPIKSYDELDICYGYDFMNYRFKDLHLQKQKMDLIYDTFEAEEDDDKKERETSKQREKQEVRRMQRLQSKNSVHKKRKVSGSEDEEDQ; from the coding sequence ATGTTTACAATACTGACGGTGTCTCACATCACCGCTGATACCAAGCATCCGTTGGTGATGCTCACTAGTAGAGAAGGGTATAAATATCTCTTTGGAAAAGTTCCAGAAGGCACCCAAAGGGTTTTGAACGAAAACAAGTTCAAACTcgccaagttgaagtcaCTCTTCTTGACAGGAACTTTGTCGTCCTGGTCGGATATCGGTGGACTTCCCGGTCTCTTTTTGACGTTGAGCgattcttccaagaagggTATCGATGTCTTCACCAATTCCAAGCTGCTCTTGTCGTATGTCGTCAGCACATGGAGATGCTTTGTCTTTCGTAAAGGTGCAGAATTGAAGCTCTTTGACACTAATGAAGAGAATATCATCGGGGACAACAATCTCGTCATCAGACCTATAAAAATAGCCAGTAACGTAGAGAACATAAATCAAGATTCAGCTGTCGCAAAACGCTTAGCTGTACAAATGAAGAAGCTTGTGTCTCTAATGTTCCCTAAGGATACCAGTAAAGTCAACGATAGAGATCCCAACTCTTACAAGTCAGACCCTACAGAAACAGATATCCACACGCATGTCAGGATTCCAGAACCACAAGCTCTTCTCCCAACAGCACAACAACTGGCTGTAAGCTACTTAGTCAGGTTCTTGCCTATTCGGGGAAAGTTTGATCCGGTAAAAGCTAAAAGTTTAGGCTTACAGCCAGGTGCAAACTATAGAAAATTGAGTCAGGGTGTAGCTGTAGAAAATGATCAAGGAGTTCTTATTCAACCACAACAAGTAGTTGCCGACCCCAAAACGTTTCCCAAGCTTCTTATTTTGGATATCCCCAACAAGTCGTACTTGGATAATTCTCTTGGTAGCGACAAGTggtttgaaaagaatgatGATTtaggtgaagaagaggtaGGTATCGTCTATCACTTTTTGGGAGATGATGTGGATTTTGAAACTCCTGCTTACCAAGATTTCATAGCCAAGTTTCCTCGTGATTCAAAACATATAATCAGCCATCCAAAGTTGGCGAACAACACGTTGGTATTCAAGAGATCGGCTATAGATGTTTTGACTCTCAAATGTATCATGAAggacaacttcaacttgccCCACATAGAACCTTATGAATCGTTACCTGAAGGCTCGGTCTTCAAGTTGCATCAGTTACAGCAATTTCATGTACAATCTCTGGGTGTAGAAGTTGACACTTCGTTGATTCAAAGCGATAGTTGGGAAAGCATATATAACGAGAATATTGCTGGGTTGAACTTACCAGATGTTAACCTCGGtgatattgttgattctgagCCAAGTACGTTGGATGCCCTTTCAGGCTCTCTCAAAGATCAGGTTCATATAGTCACTTTGGGAACTGGTTCAGCCTTGCCCTCGTTGCATCGTAATGTCATTTCAACTTTAGTTAGAATCCCGTACCATTCTTCTCAAGGAGATATCAGATTCAACTCTATTTTGTTGGATGGTGGTGAAAACACTTTGGGTACTTTTCTGAGAAACTTTGGCCACAATATGGGTGAACAAGCTAGAAAGGTAATGAAAGAGTTGTCGTTGATTTATTTGAGCCATTTGCATGCCGATCACCATTTAGGAATTGTGTCTGTTATCAACGAATGGTTCTTAGTTAACAATGAAGACCACAGAAAGCTTTACTTGATTGTTCCATGGCAGTACGAAACGTTTATCTCTGAGTGGTATAAGCTTGAAGGTCAGTTGAATGATCTGGTAAATTTGGACAGAATTGAATTCTTGAGTTGTGAAGACTTTTTACCAGACAGACTACCCAAGTACCATAAGATCGATATCGATGACTTTGAGTATCTCTATGATAATAACGATCTCAATCGTATTGTTGCCAAGTCTCCTTTGGAACCATTGAACAGATCGGCTATAAGCCGGCTCTTCGCTGATCTCAGGATCAAAGAAATTGCTACAGTCAGAGCTCTTCATTGTGCCTGGGCGTATTCGGTCAGTATTACGTTTGATCTAGAAGATAATGAGTCGTTCAAGGTTTCGTATTCTGGAGACACTCGTCCCAACCCCAAATTTGTCGATATCGGTCGCGATAGTGATCTTTTGATTCACGAGTCTTCCTTGGACAATGAGCTTATTGAGGAAGCCATTGCTAAGAAACACTCGACGATGATCGAAGCAATCAATGTGGCGCGCTACATGAACTGTTCGAAACTCATCTTGACCCACTTCAGTACAAGATACTCGAACAAGACTAATACGGTTCGAAACTCGGAAGCGTTGATAGCCTTGTCGCAGAGTTTAAACAACTACTTGACCAAGTACAGAGTGTCGCCCAACATTTTCGCCTTAGAGGGCCAAGCGTATCCCATCAAGTCGTACGACGAGTTGGACATCTGCTACGGCTACGACTTTATGAACTATAGGTTCAAGGATCTTCATCtccagaagcagaaaatgGATTTGATCTACGATACGTTTGAAGcggaagaagacgacgacaAGAAGGAGAGAGAAACGCTgaaacaaagagaaaaacaGGAGGTGAGAAGGATGCAGCGCTTACAGTCCAAAAACAGTGTccacaagaagagaaaagtcAGTGGCagcgaagatgaagaggacCAGTAG
- a CDS encoding predicted protein has translation MNYNNDKFPLVFLQSWLWESVEKCIDPSRRYTSSLIKKNFVDETPRKASPIVRISKFIKVTDNKDLTVILSDSTNLMFAIFPFKPTIVNFEDKYKQRITFHTQNILIHIKKANLRFIERKDYPLYEIPAMGLSMVVLEVLDLEIFQRDQIMLSNKVESTLKFLHNESNYESLFGRKWNNAEENNDREDYDDVVSF, from the coding sequence ATGAACtacaacaacgacaagttTCCGCTTGTATTTCTCCAGAGTTGGCTATGGGAATCAGTGGAAAAATGCATCGACCCAAGTAGAAGATacacttcttctctaatcaagaagaactttgTAGACGAAACACCCAGAAAGGCTTCTCCTATAGTACGAATTTCGAAATTTATTAAAGTCACAGACAATAAGGATCTCACGGTTATCTTGTCAGATTCGACAAATTTGATGTTTGCAATTTTCCCTTTCAAGCCTACGATTGTCAACTTTGAGGATAAGTACAAGCAGAGAATCACCTTCCATACCCAGAATATATTGATACATATCAAGAAAGCCAATCTTCGGTTCATAGAGAGGAAGGACTATCCACTTTACGAAATACCGGCCATGGGGCTCAGCATGGTGGTCTTAGAAGTGCTTGATTTGGAAATCTTTCAACGAGATCAGATTATGCTATCGAACAAGGTGGAGAGTACGTTGAAGTTTCTCCACAATGAACTGAACTACGAACTGCTCTTTGGCAGAAAATGGAATAATGCCGAAGAGAACAATGACAGAGAAGATTACGACGATGTAGTTTCATTTTAG
- a CDS encoding predicted protein translates to MSKSVKVKETSEVPDNWSEQLEEVAHEASRCNKILSSYPVEVVHSNEYAISDEPEPEESEEPEMPEDSGSGEFVFSEALRHLLQWNSTTSETTSLLPLYPISGSQIQRSYIESLLEIVWRYLATRAMRRFFRRYKTTVIIVSIVIATAVVVLLFYTSQWKNVVRFLQLVVCYFLEQYGQSPQFCQTS, encoded by the coding sequence ATGTCTAAGTCGGTAAAAGTTAAGGAAACTTCTGAAGTTCCAGACAACTGGAGCGAAcagttggaagaagtagcACATGAAGCGTCTCGATGTAACAAGATTCTATCTTCGTATCCAGTAGAAGTAGTTCATTCCAACGAATACGCAATTTCAGATGAACCCGAGccagaagaatcagaagaaccagaaatgCCAGAAGACTCTGGAAGTGGGGAGTTTGTCTTCTCTGAAGCGTTACGACATCTCCTCCAGTGGAACTCCACCACTAGCGAAACAACATCTCTTCTTCCCTTGTATCCTATATCAGGTTCTCAGATTCAGAGATCGTACATCGAATCTTTGTTGGAGATTGTATGGAGATATCTCGCTACCAGAGCCATGCGGAGGTTTTTCAGAAGGTACAAGACAACTGTGATAATTGTTTCCATCGTTATTGCaactgctgttgttgtcttgCTTTTCTATACTAGTCAATGGAAAAACGTCGTGAGGTTTCTACAATTGGTAGTCTGTTACTTTCTCGAACAGTATGGTCAGAGTCCACAGTTCTGTCAAACGTCTTGA
- a CDS encoding mitochondrial 54S ribosomal protein RML2 (go_component intracellular; ribosome~go_funtion structural constituent of ribosome~go_process protein biosynthesis) produces MLPWTRKYLVSHAKTFTPASLFRFSSTSSNFSLAESKNDELTDLEKKDQLYRRQRKLAMTNVEIKSYARGHLMPGSTHFKKPVHHHLHKGGPVRELTVAKRKTAGRNNTGKITIRGRGGGHKQRVRLVDSHRLAPGKQTVVRIEYDPNRSGHIALVQHAETGDLSYILAASGLREGDVVESFRAGLPADFLQEMKETNNGDIDEALLSSRIMQRGNCLPLHMLPVGSIIHNIGLHPGGRGQLVKAAGTFARLLSKHPEEKKVVIKLSSGEHRYVHMNCHATLGVVSNKEHQAISWGKAGRSRHRGKRPMVRGVAMNAFDHPHGGGRGKSKSNKVSQSMWGIKKFAKTRKHKHVNKMKVKDRRDT; encoded by the coding sequence ATGCTCCCGTGGACCAGAAAGTATTTGGTGTCGCATGCCAAAACTTTCACTCCGGCCAGTCTTTTCAGATTCCTGAGCACCTCgctgaatttttcactagCCGAATCCAAGAATGACGAGCTCACcgatttggaaaagaaggacCAGCTCTACAGAAGGCAGAGAAAGTTGGCCATGACCAATGTGGAGATCAAATCATATGCCCGGGGCCACTTGATGCCTGGTTCTACccatttcaagaaaccaGTCCATCACCATTTGCATAAAGGAGGCCCAGTGCGAGAATTGACTGTagcaaagagaaaaacAGCTGGTAGAAACAATACTGGTAAAATCACTATTCGTGGTCGTGGAGGTGGCCACAAGCAAAGAGTCAGACTAGTCGACTCCCATAGATTGGCTCCAGGCAAACAGACTGTAGTGAGAATCGAATACGACCCAAATCGTTCTGGTCATATTGCATTGGTGCAGCACGCCGAAACAGGAGACTTGTCGTACATTTTGGCTGCTTCCGGCTTAAGAGAAGGCGATGTAGTCGAATCATTCAGAGCTGGCTTGCCTGctgattttcttcaggAAATGAAAGAGACCAACAATGGCGACATTGATGAGGCCTTGTTATCGTCAAGAATCATGCAGAGAGGCAACTGTTTACCTTTGCACATGTTACCTGTCGGATCCATTATTCACAATATAGGTTTACACCCAGGTGGGAGAGGTCAATTGGTCAAAGCAGCCGGCACCTTTGCTAGATTGTTATCTAAACATCCtgaggaaaagaaagtaGTCATCAAGTTGAGTTCAGGCGAACATCGTTATGTGCACATGAACTGTCATGCCACGTTAGGAGTAGTTTCCAACAAGGAACACCAGGCCATTTCCTGGGGTAAGGCTGGTAGAAGTCGTCACAGAGGTAAAAGACCCATGGTCAGAGGTGTAGCCATGAATGCCTTTGACCATCCCCACGGTGGTGGAAGAGGTAAATCTAAGTCCAACAAGGTATCGCAATCCATGTGGGgtatcaagaagttcgCCAAGACCAGAAAGCACAAGCACGTAAACAAGATGAAGGTCAAGGACAGAAGGGACACCTAG
- the ATP5 gene encoding F1F0-ATPase subunit (go_funtion hydrogen-transporting ATP synthase activity, rotational mechanism; hydrogen-transporting ATPase activity, rotational mechanism~go_component proton-transporting two-sector ATPase complex~go_process ATP synthesis coupled proton transport), translating into MSSRVFFRSLASSAKSVKPPVQLYGIDGTYANALYSASVQDSSVEASFQSLTKINNLIQSDSKVAEFLANPAVNKADRDSVVKVIESTLKLDKTTGNFLSVLAQNNRLTIFKSIYEKFSLLNDAHNGLVEAKVTSAKPLDSKILKRLQTSISKSALVGEGKTLKLTNNVNPEILGGLVVEVGEQTVDLSVQSKVSKLNQTLKEAL; encoded by the coding sequence ATGTCCTCCCGTGTCTTCTTCCGTTCGTTGGCCTCATCTGCCAAGTCTGTCAAGCCCCCAGTGCAATTGTATGGTATTGACGGTACTTATGCCAATGCCTTGTACTCTGCCTCGGTCCAGGACTCTTCTGTAGAAGCTTCTTTCCAGTCCTTgaccaagatcaacaacttgatccaGAGCGACTCAAAGGTAGCTGAGTTTTTGGCCAACCCAGCCGTCAACAAGGCTGACCGTGACTCTGTCGTCAAGGTCATTGAGTCTacgttgaagttggacaagacCACCGGTAACTTCTTGTCGGTTTTGGCCCAGAACAACAGATTGACCATCTTCAAGTCCATCTACGAAAAGTTCTCGTTGTTAAACGATGCCCACAATGGTCTTGTTGAAGCCAAGGTAACCTCTGCTAAGCCTTTGGactccaagatcttgaagagattgcAAACCTCTATCAGTAAATCCGCTTTGGTTGGTGAAGGTAAGACCTTGAAGCTTACCAACAACGTCAACCCAGAAATCTTGGGTGGTTTGGTTGTCGAAGTTGGTGAACAAACCGTCGACTTGTCTGTCCAGTCCAAGGTctccaagttgaaccagACCTTGAAGGAAGCTTTGTAA
- a CDS encoding predicted protein — MTRFELVTRLVTVVTILLNFFVYFYPDLLNQQGQCDWHQFDSEPTTRLTATLPWLSQLPQSWTDKILLNFPSLRDKSETDTESIYDIHMLAFGDPQINGNWPSTPYIKRLDNYGNDYYLGHIYKTMKNRLRPSHVAVMGDLFSSQWILDSEFYNRTRRFTERLFPVPIEFKRNVVETFEKHQNYDWVGWLDKEVAMDPQDRFNSRVYNDVYNWFNRSDKFPNYENPLFINLTGNHDIGYSGDATWQHMARFHHLFGQNNYVINYNKGTPEEWRLVVLDSMTLEGPALQEEFVNYTWSFLNHLADKENPGFSGSTILLTHIPFYKKEGLCRDGPEHIYYENYEKEPYKNGKLRSQNHLSYDVSQKVLSIVFPNKDKAGIVLTGHDHEGCDDWYNLVDGEWVASKEQTNAEREPVREIVVRSMMGDFDGQTGILTGHFDYPSHNWQFEFTYCSFTVQHWWWASKVTVFLTILLQSIRFLI, encoded by the exons ATGACTCGTTTCGAGTTAGTGACACGACTTGTCACTGTTGTAACGATATTGCTAAACTTTTTTGTTTACTTCTATCCTGATCTACTCAACCAACAGGGCCAATGTGACTGGCACCAATTTGACCTGGAGCCAACCACAAGGCTCACTGCCACTCTTCCCTGGCTCAGCCAGTTGCCCCAACTGTGGACTGACAAGATCCTTTTGAACTTCCCCCTGTTACGAGACAAATCTGAAACAGATACTGAATCTATTTAT GATATCCATATGCTAGCTTTTGGAGATCCTCAGATCAATGGTAACTGGCCCAGTACTCCATATATCAAGCGCTTGGATAACTACGGAAACGACTACTATTTGGGGCATATATAtaagacgatgaagaacCGGTTAAGACCTAGTCATGTGGCCGTTATGGGAGACTTGTTTCTGTCACAGTGGATCTTAGATTCCGAATTCTACAACAGAACCCGTAGATTTACAGAGAGATTATTCCCAGTGCCTATCGAATTCAAGAGGAATGTAGTAGAGACCTTCGAAAAGCATCAGAACTACGATTGGGTTGGCTGGCTTGATAAAGAAGTGGCTATGGATCCTCAGGATCGATTCAATTCCAGAGTGTATAATGATGTCTACAACTGGTTCAATCGTTCTGATAAGTTTCCCAACTACGAAAATCCGCTCTTTATCAACTTGACAGGGAATCATGATATAGGATATAGTGGAGATGCCACTTGGCAACACATGGCTCGTTTCCACCATCTTTTCGGCCAGAACAACTACGTAATCAACTATAACAAGGGAACCCCAGAAGAATGGAGACTTGTAGTGTTAGACTCCATGACATTGGAAGGCCCAGCAttgcaagaagaatttgtcAATTACACTTGGTCTTTTTTAAACCACTTGGCTGATAAGGAGAATCCTGGTTTTTCTGGCTCTACCATTCTTTTAACTCATATACCCTTCTATAAAAAAGAAGGCTTATGTCGCGATGGACCAGAACATATCTACTACGAAAACTATGAAAAAGAACCATACAAGAATGGTAAATTGAGATCACAGAACCATTTGTCCTACGATGTGTCTCAGAAAGTGTTGAGCATAGTCTTTCCCAATAAGGATAAGGCAGGCATTGTATTGACTGGCCATGATCATGAAGGCTGTGACGATTGGTACAACTTGGTTGATGGTGAATGGGTAGCTTCTAAAGAGCAAACCAATGCAGAAAGAGAACCCGTCAGGGAGATTGTGGTCAGATCGATGATGGGAGATTTTGATGGCCAAACAGGAATTCTAACTGGTCACTTTGACTATCCTTCGCACAATTGGCAATTTGAGTTCACCTACTGTTCGTTTACAGTACAGCACTGGTGGTGGGCCAGTAAAGTGACTGTTTTTTTGACTatccttcttcaatctaTCCGGTTTCTCATCTAG
- a CDS encoding predicted protein, producing MPELRRSARVSKSAAPVLDVEPPKKRAKKTSTASEPASVPADSNEIQVGDKIPDLTLLDEDENEINLKEAASKTKFLIIFAYPKASTPGCTRQVCGFQKNFEFLQKSDVTVFGLSADQPKSQKNFVTKQHLKYPLLSDPSKKLIGVLGAKKSPSGIKRSHWIFVDGILKVKKIQISPENSFNGAKLDI from the coding sequence ATGCCTGAATTACGTCGTTCTGCCAGGGTATCCAAGTCCGCTGCCccagttcttgatgtagAACCTCCTAAGAAAAGAGCCAAGAAGACTAGCACTGCTTCTGAACCAGCTTCTGTGCCTGCTGATTCGAATGAGATCCAGGTTGGAGACAAGATTCCCGACTTGACTCTTTTAGATGAGgacgaaaatgaaatcaacttgaaggaagcagCCTCAAAgaccaagttcttgatcatTTTCGCCTACCCCAAGGCTTCTACTCCTGGCTGTACCAGACAAGTGTGTGGCTTCCAGAAAAACTTTGAATTCTTGCAAAAGTCAGACGTCACTGTCTTTGGTTTGAGCGCCGACCAGCCAAAATCGCAAAAGAATTTTGTTACCAAGCAGCACTTGAAGTATCCATTGTTGTCAGATCCGTCTAAGAAACTCATTGGTGTCTTGGGTGCTAAGAAGTCTCCTCTGGGGATAAAGAGATCGCACTGGATCTTTGTTGATGGAATCTTAaaggtgaagaagatccagaTTTCACCAGAAAACAGTTTCAATGGAGCCAAGCTTGATATT